A DNA window from Haloactinospora alba contains the following coding sequences:
- a CDS encoding serine/threonine protein kinase encodes MPEGRPLLPGDPHSIGGYRITGRLGKGGQGVVYLGAAPNGQAVAVKVLDPDWAADPGLRQRFQREAAAARRVASFCTAQVLDADFVSEQPYIVSEYVDGPSLKEQVEQHGPRSGAELHRLAVATMTALVAVHEAGIVHRDVKPANVLMAAEGPRVIDFGVAKATDVTTAQTQSVVGTPGYMAPEQIAGGEVGPATDIYAWGAVMVFAATGRAPFTGDSVPAVIHQVMTTTPDLAQLEEPWASLVETCLAKEASQRPSSADLLMRLLGRDDGGGRVPPPADGASSDVPADSGPTTVRSRRSGKRSGRRAAVLGSALALLAAVGTSGYVALADTGVPFFGSSEDTSQAGSPASSPSGSAGRESPDDGGTASPTQPEEQKTGEDDPSDGAEAGTQAEAETEAKEERQEQKEQEDGEDEPPAPEEAEEKNDDVTFSSEFAGTWVSQGTFPDGQRHGYKVSIAEGERKASVLTDNGPCTWNFTLFRTNNKSGYDGSVDTTSSCTPHKGGGFWIDGGRLVVMLWGEEGNFQEHFFWFDRQ; translated from the coding sequence ATGCCGGAAGGCCGGCCACTGCTGCCAGGGGATCCACACAGCATCGGCGGTTACCGGATAACCGGCCGGCTGGGCAAAGGGGGCCAGGGTGTCGTCTATCTCGGCGCCGCACCCAACGGCCAGGCTGTCGCAGTAAAGGTCCTCGACCCGGACTGGGCGGCCGATCCCGGACTACGGCAGCGTTTCCAGCGCGAGGCCGCCGCCGCGCGGCGCGTCGCCTCCTTCTGCACCGCCCAGGTGCTCGACGCCGACTTCGTGTCCGAGCAGCCCTACATCGTCAGCGAGTACGTCGACGGCCCGTCGCTGAAGGAGCAGGTCGAACAACACGGGCCGCGTTCCGGAGCGGAGCTGCACCGTCTCGCCGTGGCCACGATGACCGCCCTGGTAGCCGTGCACGAGGCCGGGATCGTACACCGCGACGTGAAGCCGGCGAACGTACTCATGGCAGCCGAGGGCCCACGAGTGATCGACTTCGGCGTGGCCAAAGCCACCGATGTCACCACGGCCCAGACCCAGTCCGTGGTGGGCACCCCTGGCTACATGGCCCCGGAGCAGATCGCGGGGGGTGAGGTCGGGCCGGCCACCGACATCTACGCGTGGGGAGCGGTGATGGTGTTCGCCGCCACGGGACGCGCCCCGTTCACCGGTGACTCGGTACCTGCTGTCATACACCAGGTCATGACCACCACCCCCGACCTGGCCCAACTCGAGGAACCGTGGGCCAGTCTGGTCGAGACGTGCCTGGCCAAGGAAGCCAGCCAGCGCCCCTCCTCCGCCGACCTGCTGATGCGGCTTCTCGGTCGCGACGACGGCGGAGGCCGTGTTCCCCCTCCGGCCGACGGAGCGTCATCCGACGTTCCCGCCGACAGCGGCCCCACCACCGTTCGCTCGCGGCGTTCCGGGAAGAGGTCCGGCAGGCGGGCGGCGGTGCTCGGCTCCGCGCTGGCGCTCCTGGCCGCCGTGGGTACGAGCGGATACGTGGCGCTGGCCGACACGGGAGTACCGTTCTTCGGTTCCTCCGAGGACACGTCCCAGGCTGGCTCCCCCGCGTCCTCCCCCTCCGGTTCCGCTGGCCGGGAAAGCCCCGATGACGGGGGAACCGCCTCTCCCACCCAACCGGAGGAGCAGAAAACGGGCGAGGACGACCCCAGCGACGGGGCGGAGGCCGGCACCCAGGCGGAGGCCGAGACGGAGGCCAAGGAGGAGCGCCAGGAGCAAAAGGAGCAGGAGGACGGCGAGGACGAGCCACCAGCGCCCGAGGAAGCCGAGGAGAAGAACGACGACGTCACCTTCTCCTCGGAGTTCGCCGGGACGTGGGTGAGCCAGGGCACGTTTCCCGACGGACAGCGGCACGGCTACAAGGTGAGTATCGCCGAGGGTGAGAGGAAGGCCTCCGTTCTCACCGACAACGGGCCGTGCACCTGGAACTTCACACTGTTCCGCACGAACAACAAGAGTGGTTACGACGGTTCCGTCGACACCACGAGCTCCTGCACCCCGCATAAGGGAGGGGGCTTCTGGATCGACGGTGGACGGCTGGTTGTCATGCTCTGGGGTGAGGAGGGGAACTTCCAGGAGCACTTCTTCTGGTTCGACCGGCAGTAG
- a CDS encoding ABC-ATPase domain-containing protein, which translates to MSGRYGGQRRNGGRPDQKAGPEIRGRRDAARLSEEIRKMAGASYGRYKSLTGDWEFEDFTLTIDRVQSDPFAPPSRISVRIPADVADMPDHAWHSPVRRRATADYLVRQAYRNLKGASLRIDAGGQEVIERASGRIHDGDVLLRLGIELPGHGRKIDARSAERELCERLPDMVDALRWDALDAAEATAFADTVEDTAALRDQLPALGLVAFAADGAVLPRRSGVSDLPMEGAAVPFESPESLRVSVKLPHRGTVSGLGIPEGITLVVGGGFHGKSTLLHALERGVYDHVPGDGRELVVTRSDAFKIRAEEGRGVERNDVSAFVRNLPTGSDTADFSTENASGSTSQAANIAEALEAGSHTLLVDEDTTATNLMVRDERMQALVHGDREPLTPFVDLVRPLHREHGVSTILVMGASGDYFDVADNVIMLDEYRPYDVVDRARELASHREDAEFTAPAHRVVDPRSVSATSRGKTKLKRRDMDVLTFGENDVDVRGLAQLVDPGQIVGAGLALRVLAEEKLLDGERTLAQALDVLEQRLDEGGVTALGRGFSGDYAMPRRFEIAAILNRLRSLRVRRLV; encoded by the coding sequence ATGTCCGGACGGTACGGCGGGCAACGCCGCAACGGGGGGCGCCCGGATCAGAAGGCAGGGCCCGAGATCCGTGGCAGGCGTGACGCCGCCCGGCTCTCGGAGGAGATCCGCAAGATGGCGGGCGCCTCCTACGGCCGCTACAAATCCCTGACGGGAGACTGGGAGTTCGAGGACTTCACGCTGACGATCGACCGGGTCCAGTCCGACCCGTTCGCCCCGCCGTCCCGAATCTCGGTGCGGATCCCGGCCGACGTCGCCGACATGCCCGACCACGCCTGGCACTCTCCCGTACGTCGCCGCGCCACGGCTGACTACCTGGTCCGGCAGGCCTACCGGAACCTCAAAGGCGCCAGCCTGCGCATCGACGCCGGCGGCCAGGAGGTCATCGAGCGGGCGTCCGGACGGATCCACGACGGGGACGTGCTGCTGCGCCTCGGCATCGAGCTTCCCGGCCACGGGCGTAAGATCGACGCCCGCTCGGCCGAGCGTGAGCTGTGCGAACGGCTCCCCGACATGGTGGACGCCCTCAGGTGGGACGCGTTGGACGCCGCGGAGGCGACCGCCTTCGCCGACACCGTCGAGGACACGGCCGCGCTGCGCGACCAGCTCCCGGCGCTGGGCCTCGTGGCGTTCGCCGCTGACGGCGCTGTGCTACCGCGCCGCAGCGGCGTCAGCGATCTCCCGATGGAGGGCGCGGCGGTACCGTTCGAGTCGCCGGAAAGCCTGCGGGTCAGCGTGAAACTGCCGCACCGCGGCACCGTGTCCGGCCTCGGTATCCCCGAGGGCATCACACTCGTCGTCGGAGGCGGCTTCCACGGCAAGTCCACGCTGCTGCACGCGCTGGAACGCGGCGTGTACGACCACGTTCCCGGCGACGGGCGGGAACTGGTGGTGACCCGGTCCGACGCGTTCAAGATCCGTGCGGAGGAAGGACGCGGAGTGGAGCGCAACGACGTCAGCGCGTTCGTGCGCAACCTGCCCACAGGCTCGGACACCGCCGACTTCTCCACGGAGAACGCCTCCGGCTCCACCTCCCAGGCCGCCAACATCGCCGAAGCGCTGGAGGCCGGATCACACACCCTGCTCGTCGACGAGGACACGACGGCCACCAATCTGATGGTCCGGGACGAGCGCATGCAGGCCCTGGTGCACGGTGACCGGGAACCGCTCACACCGTTCGTGGACCTGGTGCGTCCGCTGCACCGGGAGCACGGGGTCTCGACGATCCTCGTCATGGGGGCGAGCGGCGACTACTTCGACGTTGCCGACAACGTCATCATGCTTGACGAGTACCGGCCTTACGACGTCGTGGACCGTGCCAGGGAACTCGCCTCCCACCGTGAGGACGCCGAGTTCACCGCCCCGGCCCACCGCGTCGTCGACCCCCGTTCGGTCAGTGCCACATCACGCGGGAAGACCAAACTGAAACGCCGCGACATGGACGTGCTGACCTTCGGGGAGAACGACGTCGACGTGCGGGGACTGGCACAGCTGGTGGACCCGGGGCAGATCGTGGGGGCCGGGCTGGCGCTACGTGTCCTGGCCGAGGAGAAGCTGCTCGACGGGGAGCGGACACTGGCCCAGGCGCTGGACGTCCTCGAGCAGCGGTTGGACGAGGGCGGCGTGACGGCGCTGGGCCGGGGGTTCTCCGGTGACTACGCGATGCCGCGGCGGTTCGAGATCGCGGCTATCCTCAACCGGCTGCGGAGCCTGCGCGTGCGCCGGCTGGTGTGA
- a CDS encoding proteasome assembly chaperone family protein — protein sequence MRDPAELYELNSDVDAAGLVMLVVLDGFVDAGSAGRQAADTLFDHSTAEEVATFDVDRLVDYRSRRPTMTFVENTWTEYSAPTLGLYLLRDAEETPFLVLYGMEPDREWEAFVAAVRELIERLSVSLTIGVHGIPMAVPHTRPATATAHATRSELISGHVSWIGRVRVPGSAASLLEYRLGEAGHDFIGYAVHVPSYLSQAEYPRAAITGLEYVADTTGLVLPTEALEEAARNTDTEIEEQVAASEEVQRVVSNLEQQYDDYMSAREATEDSGALLSGDESALPSAEELGAELERYLADREGNGEG from the coding sequence GTGCGTGACCCCGCTGAGCTGTACGAGCTGAACTCCGACGTCGATGCCGCCGGCTTGGTCATGCTGGTCGTCCTCGACGGGTTCGTGGATGCCGGATCCGCGGGCCGCCAGGCGGCCGACACACTGTTCGACCACTCCACCGCGGAAGAGGTGGCGACGTTCGACGTCGACCGGTTGGTGGACTACCGTTCACGTCGGCCGACCATGACGTTCGTGGAGAACACCTGGACCGAGTACAGCGCTCCCACACTCGGGCTGTACCTGTTGCGGGACGCGGAGGAGACGCCGTTCCTGGTGCTGTACGGCATGGAACCGGACCGGGAGTGGGAAGCGTTCGTCGCCGCGGTGCGCGAACTGATCGAACGCCTCTCGGTGAGCCTCACTATCGGGGTGCACGGCATACCGATGGCTGTCCCGCACACGCGTCCGGCCACAGCCACCGCGCACGCGACACGTTCCGAACTCATCTCCGGGCACGTGTCGTGGATCGGTCGGGTACGTGTTCCCGGCAGCGCCGCCTCGCTGCTGGAGTACCGGCTCGGGGAGGCGGGACACGACTTCATCGGTTACGCCGTCCACGTTCCCAGCTACCTCTCCCAAGCGGAGTATCCGCGCGCGGCGATCACCGGCCTGGAGTACGTGGCGGACACCACGGGGCTGGTGCTCCCCACCGAGGCGTTGGAGGAGGCCGCGCGCAACACCGACACGGAGATCGAGGAGCAGGTTGCCGCCTCCGAGGAAGTGCAGCGGGTGGTGAGCAACCTGGAACAGCAGTACGACGATTACATGTCGGCGCGCGAGGCCACCGAGGACAGCGGTGCGCTGCTCTCCGGCGACGAGTCCGCACTTCCGTCCGCGGAGGAACTCGGCGCGGAGCTGGAACGCTACCTCGCCGACCGCGAGGGCAACGGAGAGGGATAG